The Hyphomicrobiales bacterium genome includes a window with the following:
- a CDS encoding ABC transporter permease subunit codes for MPVVLRSANTYWLLVLPFLAAVAFLYLAPIANILWLSFTDPQPGLGNYAKLATSDSLARIVWTTLRICLLTTVISVFLGYALAYAIVHALAREQRWMLTLVLISFWISVLVRTFSWLMLLGHNGVVNNALQATGLTDAPIAFMRNELGVLIGMVQYMIPYAVLPLLTNMQGLDRRVLDASRSLGASNRQTFLRIFLPLSMPGIFAASLLVFIISLGFYVTPAILGGGKVLMVAEYISVQILVTLRWGTAAMLATLMLAGVLVLLALMNRFMKLGALFGGGGR; via the coding sequence ATGCCCGTGGTCCTGCGCAGTGCGAACACCTACTGGCTATTGGTGCTGCCATTCCTGGCCGCGGTCGCGTTTCTGTATCTCGCGCCGATCGCCAACATCCTCTGGCTGAGTTTCACGGACCCACAGCCCGGCCTCGGGAACTATGCAAAGCTCGCGACCAGCGACTCGCTCGCCCGCATCGTCTGGACCACGCTGCGCATTTGCCTCCTGACGACCGTCATCAGCGTTTTCCTCGGCTATGCACTCGCCTACGCCATCGTTCACGCCCTCGCGCGCGAGCAACGCTGGATGCTGACACTGGTGCTGATTTCCTTCTGGATTTCGGTTCTCGTGCGCACCTTTTCGTGGCTCATGCTGCTCGGTCACAACGGTGTCGTCAACAATGCGCTTCAGGCGACAGGCCTGACCGATGCCCCGATCGCCTTCATGCGGAATGAACTCGGCGTTCTGATCGGCATGGTGCAATACATGATCCCCTATGCGGTGCTGCCATTGCTGACCAACATGCAGGGCCTCGACCGCCGGGTTCTCGATGCCTCCCGCAGTCTCGGCGCGAGCAACCGTCAGACGTTCCTGCGCATTTTCCTGCCTCTGTCCATGCCGGGAATCTTCGCGGCCTCGTTACTCGTCTTCATCATCAGTCTCGGGTTCTATGTGACGCCGGCCATTCTGGGCGGTGGCAAGGTCCTCATGGTCGCCGAGTACATTTCCGTCCAGATCCTGGTGACCTTGCGCTGGGGCACGGCGGCGATGCTCGCGACATTGATGCTGGCGGGAGTGCTCGTCCTGCTCGCCCTCATGAACCGTTTCATGAAGCTCGGCGCGTTGTTCGGCGGGGGCGGGCGATGA
- a CDS encoding extracellular solute-binding protein: MRDQQFLREAVYQAAHDFKSGRLDRRSFLVLCGMAGVAGMSVASGDAHAAANEIVLWNWGGTSEVCHGKAIGEPFTAATGMPLRFDTSGPLQGKIKEMVDSGNVTADVCDADAFDAIALGRSGHLEAIDYSVVDKSKVIDGFAWDHGVSIIFYGYAFMYDTQAYGSNPPNSWADFFDTAKFPGKRSLYKWANGAIEGALLADGVAKANLYPCDVPRAIAKIKSIKDDSIYWGSGSEAHSMIVNGEVSMGMIWQNRGKNLEADTNGRYKLVMNEALAMPGAYLVPRGNPAGRENVMKFIRTAQDIGPQLTLLDCLGMTPTNPEAFAQIPAEQQDYAITSAKNIANVVFNDPVWWADHGGDAVNAYLEAIS; this comes from the coding sequence ATGAGAGATCAACAGTTCCTGCGGGAGGCCGTCTACCAGGCGGCCCACGACTTCAAGTCCGGCCGGCTCGACCGGCGAAGCTTCCTCGTGCTCTGCGGCATGGCCGGCGTCGCCGGAATGTCGGTCGCGTCCGGTGACGCTCATGCGGCCGCCAACGAGATCGTCCTGTGGAATTGGGGCGGCACCTCGGAGGTCTGCCACGGCAAGGCGATCGGTGAGCCGTTCACGGCCGCGACCGGTATGCCCCTGCGCTTCGACACCTCGGGCCCGCTGCAGGGCAAGATCAAGGAGATGGTCGATTCCGGCAACGTGACCGCCGACGTCTGCGACGCCGATGCCTTCGATGCCATCGCTCTAGGCCGCTCCGGCCATCTCGAGGCGATCGACTATTCCGTCGTCGACAAGTCGAAGGTGATCGACGGGTTCGCCTGGGACCACGGCGTTTCCATCATCTTCTACGGCTACGCCTTCATGTACGACACGCAGGCCTATGGCTCCAACCCGCCGAACTCCTGGGCGGACTTCTTCGACACCGCCAAGTTCCCCGGCAAGCGCTCTCTCTACAAGTGGGCGAACGGCGCGATCGAGGGCGCGCTCCTTGCCGACGGTGTCGCCAAGGCGAACCTCTATCCATGCGACGTGCCGCGGGCGATCGCCAAGATCAAGTCGATCAAGGACGACAGCATCTATTGGGGCTCCGGCTCCGAGGCCCACTCGATGATCGTCAATGGCGAGGTGTCGATGGGCATGATCTGGCAGAACCGCGGAAAGAATCTCGAGGCCGACACCAACGGGCGCTACAAGCTCGTCATGAACGAGGCCCTCGCGATGCCGGGAGCCTATCTCGTGCCGCGTGGCAACCCGGCCGGACGGGAAAACGTGATGAAATTCATCCGCACGGCGCAGGACATCGGGCCGCAGCTGACGCTGCTCGACTGCCTCGGCATGACGCCGACCAACCCCGAGGCCTTCGCGCAGATTCCCGCCGAACAGCAGGACTACGCGATCACCTCCGCCAAGAACATCGCCAATGTGGTCTTCAACGATCCCGTCTGGTGGGCCGACCACGGCGGTGATGCCGTCAACGCCTATCTGGAAGCGATCAGCTGA
- a CDS encoding ATP-binding cassette domain-containing protein: MVAVAAQRGAGLRLVGVSKRFARTLAVANVDLGIEAGEFLTLLGPSGSGKTTLLMMIAGFEDVTAGDILVDGTSIATVPAEKRHFGMVFQGYALFPHMNVRQNVGYALSVRGTPRPDVERRVDEMLELVQLRDFGARLPRQLSGGQQQRVALARALCFSPKVLLLDEPLGALDKKLRVEVQAQLKDIHTSVGTTFIYVTHDQEEALSMSDRVVIMNHGEIVQTGTPEELYERPASVFAANFLGRSNFLRSGGQVFALRPEKIDIAPAGMGEGALRQRGTIRSITYLGSSLMFVVDTEGAGNLEVVSDAWRTPHRFAAGQSVNLSWKETAAVRVADT; encoded by the coding sequence ATGGTGGCGGTTGCCGCACAGCGTGGAGCAGGGCTTCGGCTCGTCGGCGTATCAAAGCGCTTCGCCAGAACGCTGGCGGTCGCCAACGTCGATCTCGGCATCGAGGCCGGCGAATTCCTGACGCTGCTCGGCCCGTCCGGCTCCGGCAAGACGACACTGCTCATGATGATCGCCGGCTTCGAGGACGTCACGGCCGGCGACATCCTCGTGGACGGGACCTCCATTGCCACGGTGCCGGCTGAAAAGCGGCACTTCGGCATGGTCTTCCAGGGCTATGCGCTGTTCCCTCACATGAATGTGCGCCAGAACGTGGGCTATGCCCTCTCCGTGCGCGGCACCCCGCGCCCCGACGTCGAGCGCCGCGTCGACGAGATGCTCGAACTCGTTCAGCTGCGGGACTTCGGCGCGCGGCTGCCGCGCCAGCTTTCGGGTGGCCAGCAGCAGCGCGTCGCCCTCGCCCGGGCGCTGTGCTTTTCGCCCAAAGTCCTCCTTCTCGACGAACCGCTCGGCGCCCTCGACAAGAAATTGCGCGTCGAGGTGCAGGCCCAGCTCAAGGACATCCACACGAGTGTCGGCACGACCTTCATCTACGTCACGCACGACCAGGAGGAGGCGCTCTCCATGTCCGACCGTGTGGTGATCATGAACCACGGCGAGATCGTGCAGACCGGCACGCCGGAGGAGCTCTACGAGCGGCCGGCGTCGGTCTTCGCGGCCAACTTCCTCGGGCGGAGCAATTTTCTGCGTTCGGGCGGGCAGGTGTTCGCGCTACGACCGGAAAAGATCGACATCGCGCCGGCCGGCATGGGCGAAGGTGCTTTGCGCCAGCGTGGCACGATCCGCTCGATCACCTATCTCGGCTCGAGCCTCATGTTCGTCGTCGACACCGAAGGCGCCGGAAATCTCGAGGTCGTCAGCGATGCCTGGCGCACCCCGCACAGGTTCGCCGCCGGTCAGAGTGTCAATTTGTCGTGGAAGGAAACGGCTGCGGTCCGTGTCGCCGATACGTGA
- a CDS encoding 3-keto-5-aminohexanoate cleavage protein → MNFEVVVTCAVTGAGDTVGRHPGVPVTPRQIADSAIEAASAGAAIAHIHVRDPATGKGSRDPELFRQVVDMVRSSGTDVVVNLTAGMGGDWMIDETDPTKYGPGTDMIGPEERLAHVEMLRPEICSLDCGSMNFGDGNYVYMSTPPYLRRMAALVKEWGVKPELEVFDLGHIRLAKHLINEGLVADPPMFQICLGIPWGADQSVDNMKAMKDQLPAGASWASFGISRMQMPMAAAAVAMGGNVRVGLEDNIYLDRGVLASNGQLVERVVGIIERMGARVLTPAEARAKLHLRTPGA, encoded by the coding sequence GTGAACTTCGAGGTGGTTGTGACGTGTGCCGTTACCGGCGCGGGCGACACGGTCGGGCGGCATCCGGGAGTCCCGGTGACCCCCCGTCAGATCGCGGATTCGGCCATCGAGGCCGCCAGCGCCGGGGCCGCCATTGCCCACATTCACGTGCGCGACCCCGCCACCGGCAAGGGCTCGCGCGATCCGGAGCTCTTCCGCCAGGTCGTCGACATGGTGCGCTCGAGCGGCACGGACGTCGTCGTCAATCTGACCGCTGGGATGGGCGGCGACTGGATGATCGACGAGACGGATCCGACGAAATACGGCCCCGGCACCGACATGATCGGGCCGGAGGAGCGCCTCGCGCACGTCGAGATGCTGCGCCCCGAAATCTGCAGTCTCGACTGCGGCTCGATGAACTTCGGCGACGGCAACTACGTCTACATGTCGACACCGCCCTATCTCCGCCGAATGGCAGCGCTGGTGAAGGAATGGGGCGTCAAGCCGGAACTCGAAGTGTTCGACCTTGGCCACATCCGGCTCGCAAAGCACCTGATAAATGAAGGTCTCGTGGCCGACCCACCCATGTTCCAGATCTGCCTCGGCATCCCCTGGGGCGCCGACCAGTCGGTCGACAACATGAAGGCTATGAAGGACCAGCTTCCTGCCGGCGCGAGTTGGGCGAGCTTCGGCATTTCGCGCATGCAGATGCCGATGGCCGCCGCTGCCGTTGCGATGGGGGGCAACGTGCGGGTCGGGCTGGAGGACAATATCTATCTCGACCGCGGCGTCCTGGCGAGCAACGGCCAGCTGGTCGAGCGCGTTGTCGGCATCATCGAGCGCATGGGCGCGCGCGTGCTGACCCCGGCCGAGGCGCGTGCCAAGCTCCATCTGCGTACACCGGGAGCATAA
- a CDS encoding helix-turn-helix domain-containing protein produces MGRRVTRVCIVVVPRFNMLTLTSFLEPMRIANYLSPEPLYAWEFRSVEAGRVPSSNGMSLDCLAIGERGAEPANLVAVFGSWGAEHFESAPLSRWLREQKRAGATFVAVELGVYLLARAGLLEGQTVTTHWSCLPGFAEMFPDVAVREQLFVADSKVLSCAGGSAGLDLSLELMAREHDEQLALEVAAQILHHPRRPANSAQRHALSMSVHADVRAAIALLEANIEEPRPVPRLCRELGVSQRKLERLFKSHTGCTVVQFANLLRLQKARVLLISTSMSIRDVSAACGFNSLSYFSMCFRRTFGRKPSEYRLAWPEQDPAPSWPGTVYAFKQGHQGQKGKAG; encoded by the coding sequence ATGGGCAGGCGGGTCACACGGGTCTGCATCGTCGTCGTGCCGCGATTCAACATGCTGACGCTGACGTCGTTCCTCGAGCCGATGCGGATCGCCAACTACCTGTCCCCCGAACCGCTCTATGCCTGGGAGTTTCGCTCCGTCGAGGCCGGCCGGGTGCCATCGAGCAACGGCATGTCACTGGATTGCCTCGCGATCGGCGAGCGCGGCGCAGAGCCCGCCAACCTCGTCGCGGTGTTCGGCAGCTGGGGCGCGGAGCACTTCGAGAGCGCGCCCCTTTCGCGATGGCTGCGCGAGCAGAAGCGGGCCGGGGCGACATTCGTTGCGGTCGAACTCGGCGTCTATCTGCTGGCTCGAGCCGGTCTTCTCGAGGGCCAGACGGTCACGACGCACTGGTCGTGCCTGCCGGGATTCGCCGAGATGTTCCCGGACGTGGCGGTGCGCGAGCAGCTTTTCGTGGCCGACAGCAAGGTGCTGTCGTGCGCGGGCGGCTCGGCCGGCCTCGATCTCTCGCTCGAGCTGATGGCCCGCGAGCACGACGAGCAACTCGCGCTCGAGGTGGCGGCGCAGATCCTGCACCATCCGCGCAGACCCGCCAACAGCGCCCAGCGCCACGCCCTCAGCATGTCCGTGCACGCCGACGTGCGCGCGGCGATCGCGCTGCTGGAAGCCAATATCGAGGAGCCGAGACCGGTGCCGCGGCTCTGCCGGGAACTGGGGGTCTCGCAAAGGAAGCTCGAGCGGCTCTTCAAGAGCCACACCGGCTGCACCGTCGTGCAGTTCGCCAACCTGCTGCGTCTGCAGAAGGCACGCGTGCTGCTGATCAGCACCTCGATGTCGATCCGCGACGTTTCGGCCGCCTGCGGCTTCAACTCGCTGTCCTATTTCTCCATGTGTTTCCGGCGCACGTTCGGGCGCAAGCCGAGCGAATACCGCCTCGCCTGGCCCGAGCAGGACCCGGCGCCGTCCTGGCCGGGGACGGTCTACGCGTTCAAACAGGGCCATCAGGGGCAGAAGGGGAAGGCGGGGTGA
- a CDS encoding malate dehydrogenase, translating into MRTVDANVARRLVCDIFVHAGCCDAEAGRIAQHLVDADLRGHPSHGIARAARYVQWLDDGVLKANQSITIVSENEVLAVVDGNYGFGQTIGEQTVDYGIALAARHGIAVTALRNSGHLGCISDWAERAAHAGLASIHFVNVRGSLLVAPFGGRQARGGTSPICCGVPLHDEDPIVLDFATSKVAEGKALVALRGGAPVGDDAFIGPDGVLSGDPKTIYGDGQAGLYPRPGAGGGALTAFGLHKGSGLNFFVEMFAGALTGSGTAGALNEPGRRPLCNGMLSIYLSVDRFHSDDWLDREINSYIEFFKSSSPLEPDGEVLVPGEKERRLKRERSISGIPVAEGVWLDLMKTADHVGIGRERLDEMVAGSNSQ; encoded by the coding sequence ATGAGAACCGTGGACGCCAATGTCGCACGTCGGCTCGTTTGCGACATTTTCGTACACGCAGGCTGCTGCGACGCGGAGGCTGGCCGGATTGCGCAGCATCTCGTCGATGCCGATTTGCGAGGACACCCGAGCCACGGCATCGCGCGAGCCGCACGCTACGTGCAATGGCTCGACGATGGTGTCCTCAAGGCCAATCAGTCGATCACGATCGTCAGCGAAAACGAGGTGCTCGCGGTCGTCGATGGAAACTACGGGTTCGGGCAGACGATCGGCGAGCAGACGGTCGACTATGGGATCGCATTGGCCGCTCGACATGGCATAGCGGTCACAGCGCTTCGCAACTCCGGGCATCTGGGATGCATTTCGGACTGGGCCGAGCGGGCAGCCCATGCGGGTCTCGCGAGCATCCATTTCGTGAACGTGCGCGGCAGCCTTCTCGTTGCACCGTTCGGCGGCAGGCAGGCGCGCGGCGGCACCTCGCCGATCTGCTGCGGCGTTCCCTTGCACGATGAAGATCCGATCGTCCTCGACTTCGCCACCTCGAAGGTGGCCGAGGGCAAGGCGCTGGTCGCGCTGCGGGGTGGGGCTCCCGTCGGCGACGATGCCTTCATCGGACCCGACGGAGTGCTTTCGGGCGACCCGAAGACCATTTACGGCGACGGCCAGGCTGGTCTCTATCCGCGCCCCGGTGCCGGCGGCGGGGCCTTGACGGCCTTCGGATTGCACAAGGGATCGGGTCTCAACTTCTTCGTCGAGATGTTCGCCGGGGCATTGACCGGATCAGGCACCGCCGGTGCCCTCAACGAGCCCGGTCGACGGCCTCTTTGCAATGGCATGCTGTCGATCTATCTGTCGGTCGACCGCTTCCATTCCGACGATTGGCTCGATAGGGAAATCAATTCCTATATCGAGTTCTTCAAGAGTTCCTCTCCGCTCGAACCGGATGGCGAGGTTCTCGTGCCGGGAGAAAAAGAGCGACGCCTGAAAAGGGAGCGCTCGATATCGGGTATTCCGGTTGCCGAGGGCGTCTGGCTCGACCTGATGAAGACGGCAGATCATGTCGGAATTGGCAGGGAACGGCTGGACGAAATGGTCGCGGGCTCGAATTCACAGTGA
- a CDS encoding SDR family oxidoreductase: MPLERSTCSARRSPIISPGKSSRLPVEPSNEPIQRHPLEFAMTSRPTMIVTGASRGIGAGIARRAAAEGYGVCVNYAASADRATALVEEIKAAGGAAVAIQADVRQPGDAERLFRSVAAELGPPRVLVNNAGISTLSPIADMEIETVRKIVETNLLGTIWCMREAIGMMSTARGGQGGVILNISSIAGAYGGMPGDAIYAGTKGGIDTLTLAVAKEVAREGIRVCGLRPGIIRTEIWEGEVSPEQIEELGRTAVPLGRIGEVDDVADAALWLCSQKASYVTGAILNVSGAREIFVKS, encoded by the coding sequence ATGCCGCTGGAGCGGTCTACCTGCTCTGCACGCCGGAGTCCGATTATATCTCCGGGCAAGTCCTCCAGGTTACCGGTGGAGCCGTCGAATGAACCCATCCAGCGCCATCCATTGGAGTTTGCCATGACCAGCAGGCCGACGATGATCGTGACCGGAGCGAGCCGGGGGATCGGTGCCGGCATCGCCAGACGCGCGGCGGCCGAGGGATACGGGGTCTGCGTGAATTATGCAGCTTCCGCCGATCGCGCCACGGCGCTGGTGGAAGAGATCAAGGCGGCGGGCGGCGCTGCGGTCGCGATCCAGGCCGATGTCCGCCAGCCTGGCGATGCCGAACGCCTGTTCCGTTCGGTCGCTGCGGAATTGGGGCCTCCGCGCGTGCTCGTCAACAATGCTGGCATATCCACTCTCTCCCCGATTGCAGACATGGAAATCGAAACCGTCCGCAAGATCGTCGAGACCAACCTTCTCGGCACGATCTGGTGCATGCGCGAGGCCATTGGCATGATGTCGACGGCGCGCGGCGGGCAGGGCGGCGTCATCCTCAATATTTCCTCTATCGCCGGCGCGTACGGGGGCATGCCGGGGGATGCGATCTATGCCGGGACGAAAGGTGGAATCGATACCCTGACGCTTGCCGTCGCCAAAGAGGTCGCTCGCGAAGGAATTCGCGTGTGCGGATTGCGTCCAGGCATTATCAGGACGGAAATATGGGAGGGGGAGGTCAGCCCCGAGCAGATCGAGGAACTGGGCCGCACGGCCGTGCCGTTGGGTCGCATCGGCGAAGTTGACGACGTGGCCGACGCTGCGCTCTGGCTGTGCTCGCAGAAAGCCAGCTACGTGACCGGGGCGATCCTGAATGTCAGTGGTGCCAGGGAGATTTTCGTCAAGTCGTGA
- a CDS encoding SDR family oxidoreductase — translation MGNLDGKVALVTGAGRGIGLAISQKLAREGARVVVNDLDPEPAQDAVARLEANGGQAAACVGNVTESGFAQRFVDQAIERFGRIDVIVNNAGYTWDSVIQKMTDEQFQAMLDVHLVAPFRILRAAAPYIRSATREEAEQGLCVHRKVVNVSSITGIVGLPGQANYSSAKAGIIGLTKTMAKEWGRYKVNVNCVAFGHIDTRLTATYETEPHTLEIEGREIRTGIPKELVEAYVPSIPLGRVGTPDDAAGAVYLLCTPESDYISGQVLQVTGGAVE, via the coding sequence ATGGGCAATCTCGACGGCAAGGTGGCGCTGGTAACCGGCGCGGGGCGCGGCATCGGCCTTGCCATCTCGCAGAAGCTGGCGCGGGAAGGCGCACGGGTCGTCGTCAACGACCTGGACCCGGAGCCTGCGCAAGACGCTGTTGCCAGGTTGGAGGCGAACGGAGGACAGGCGGCCGCCTGTGTCGGAAACGTGACCGAATCGGGCTTTGCGCAACGGTTCGTCGATCAGGCAATCGAGAGGTTCGGACGCATCGACGTCATCGTGAACAATGCTGGCTACACGTGGGACAGCGTCATTCAGAAAATGACGGACGAGCAGTTCCAGGCGATGCTCGACGTCCATCTCGTTGCTCCGTTCCGCATCCTGCGTGCCGCGGCGCCCTACATCCGAAGTGCGACCCGGGAGGAAGCCGAGCAAGGATTATGCGTCCATCGCAAGGTGGTGAACGTTTCCTCAATCACAGGCATCGTGGGATTGCCTGGACAGGCCAACTACTCCTCCGCGAAAGCAGGAATCATTGGCCTTACCAAGACCATGGCCAAGGAGTGGGGGCGCTACAAAGTCAACGTCAATTGTGTCGCGTTCGGGCACATCGACACGCGCCTGACGGCGACCTACGAGACGGAGCCGCATACGCTCGAGATCGAGGGGCGCGAGATCAGGACCGGCATCCCGAAGGAGCTGGTCGAAGCCTACGTGCCCAGCATTCCTCTCGGTCGGGTCGGGACCCCGGACGATGCCGCTGGAGCGGTCTACCTGCTCTGCACGCCGGAGTCCGATTATATCTCCGGGCAAGTCCTCCAGGTTACCGGTGGAGCCGTCGAATGA
- a CDS encoding dehydratase encodes MDVPTFDRISVGDTIGPMRLPPVDRLTLALYCGASNDHNPIHVDPDAARRAGLEDVIAHGMLSMAYVGRLITSWVPQERVRSFKCRFVGMMKLGEEPELTGTVREKHASGDEKLVLLALSLSTRGGGEKVRAEALIELGDSSKK; translated from the coding sequence ATGGACGTGCCCACATTCGATCGGATCTCGGTCGGCGACACGATCGGTCCAATGCGGCTACCGCCTGTCGACCGGCTGACACTCGCCCTCTATTGCGGCGCTTCCAACGATCACAATCCGATCCATGTGGACCCGGATGCCGCCAGGCGGGCGGGCCTCGAAGATGTCATTGCACACGGAATGCTGTCCATGGCCTATGTCGGCCGCCTGATCACGTCTTGGGTGCCGCAGGAGCGGGTCCGTTCGTTCAAGTGCCGCTTCGTCGGCATGATGAAGCTCGGCGAAGAGCCGGAGCTGACCGGCACTGTCCGCGAGAAGCATGCGAGTGGCGACGAAAAGCTGGTCCTGCTTGCCCTGTCGTTGTCGACACGCGGGGGCGGCGAGAAGGTGCGCGCAGAAGCCCTGATCGAGCTGGGCGACAGCTCAAAAAAATAG
- a CDS encoding MaoC family dehydratase produces the protein MFDPRHVGHSFEPFDVEVERGALRLFAKAIGESDPIYCDEAAAKAAGFRSVVAPPTYVSALLGLSPTYFPAARLLGFDEGQALHAEQAFEYFAPICAGDCLTLRGKIVDIFEKKGGALNFVVTETEVYDRAGQLVARASETLVIRGD, from the coding sequence TTGTTCGACCCGAGGCATGTCGGTCATTCGTTCGAGCCCTTCGACGTGGAGGTCGAACGTGGTGCGTTGAGGCTCTTTGCCAAGGCGATCGGCGAAAGCGATCCGATCTATTGCGATGAAGCCGCGGCAAAGGCCGCGGGCTTTCGCTCCGTGGTCGCGCCGCCGACCTATGTCTCGGCTCTTCTGGGCCTGTCGCCCACATATTTCCCTGCCGCTCGACTTCTCGGATTCGACGAAGGGCAAGCCCTGCACGCGGAACAGGCATTTGAATATTTCGCACCGATCTGCGCCGGCGATTGCCTGACGCTGCGGGGAAAAATCGTGGACATCTTCGAGAAGAAGGGCGGCGCGCTCAATTTCGTCGTGACGGAGACGGAGGTCTACGACCGCGCCGGACAACTCGTCGCGCGCGCCAGCGAAACCCTCGTGATCAGGGGAGATTGA
- a CDS encoding thiolase yields the protein MRRCSTAIVGAAETTRLGKIPDVSELELHCDAALNALEDAGLRPGDVDGLAAVGEYVGLIAAHLGIQPVWADATDVGGCSFLFMVRHAAAAIEAGLCHTVLITHGESGRSRIGARNWHPERDGLFGQFELSYGMMDPTTMFTVPFLRYMKDHGVTEEQLALVPVIQREWAARNPRAYVREPITVDDVLSSPMVAWPFRKLMCCLVTDGGGAVVVTSAERAADMPRRPVYLLGSGEAVETLLIGPLADLKSCRAFRVAGETAFEQAGIRHDDVDHLMLYDAFAHLPIWGLEALGFVGPGEACDFIAERHTAPGGRLPTNTNGGGLSYTHTGMYGMFALQESIRQLRGTAPAQVQGARISVCHGVGNIFEAGATLVLTNEK from the coding sequence ATGAGGCGTTGCTCCACGGCCATCGTCGGCGCCGCCGAGACGACGCGACTGGGCAAGATCCCGGACGTATCGGAACTCGAACTCCATTGCGATGCTGCGCTCAACGCACTCGAGGATGCAGGCCTGAGGCCAGGTGACGTCGACGGGCTGGCGGCGGTCGGCGAGTATGTCGGGCTGATCGCGGCGCATCTGGGGATCCAACCGGTCTGGGCTGATGCAACCGACGTCGGCGGGTGCTCTTTCCTCTTCATGGTGCGCCACGCGGCCGCGGCGATCGAGGCCGGTCTCTGCCACACGGTGCTGATCACCCATGGTGAAAGTGGCAGGTCGCGGATCGGCGCGCGGAACTGGCATCCCGAGCGGGACGGGCTGTTCGGCCAGTTCGAGCTGTCCTACGGCATGATGGACCCCACGACGATGTTCACCGTGCCATTTCTTCGCTACATGAAGGACCATGGCGTCACGGAGGAGCAGCTTGCGCTCGTGCCCGTGATCCAGCGCGAATGGGCCGCCCGCAACCCGCGCGCCTATGTGCGCGAGCCCATCACGGTCGACGACGTACTGTCGTCGCCGATGGTGGCATGGCCCTTCCGCAAGCTGATGTGCTGCTTGGTCACGGACGGAGGGGGCGCGGTCGTCGTGACGTCCGCCGAGCGTGCCGCCGACATGCCTCGGCGTCCGGTCTACCTGCTCGGCTCCGGTGAAGCCGTGGAGACGCTCCTGATCGGTCCCCTGGCCGATCTCAAGAGTTGCCGCGCCTTCCGCGTCGCTGGCGAGACGGCCTTCGAACAGGCGGGGATCAGGCATGACGATGTCGATCACCTGATGCTCTATGACGCGTTCGCTCACCTTCCGATCTGGGGCCTGGAAGCGCTCGGGTTCGTGGGGCCTGGCGAAGCCTGCGACTTCATCGCCGAGCGGCATACCGCGCCGGGGGGCCGGCTACCGACCAACACGAATGGCGGCGGCCTCAGCTACACGCATACCGGCATGTACGGCATGTTTGCCCTGCAGGAGAGCATCCGCCAGCTTCGAGGCACGGCGCCAGCACAGGTGCAGGGTGCGCGAATATCCGTCTGTCACGGGGTCGGAAACATATTCGAGGCGGGTGCGACACTTGTCCTCACCAACGAGAAATAG
- a CDS encoding DNA-binding protein → MSDEARWIPVPTPETRHFWDGARRGELVLQRCGTCDHVYFPPRPFCSSCWSRDVRTFTASGKGLLASYVISHRAVPGFDPPYSVAIVVLEEGPRMISNIVGCEQTPEALRIDMPLEVVFTRISDEIVLPQFQPRVDHR, encoded by the coding sequence ATGAGCGACGAGGCACGATGGATCCCGGTGCCGACACCGGAAACCAGGCACTTCTGGGACGGTGCCCGCCGCGGCGAACTGGTTCTGCAGCGTTGCGGGACCTGTGACCACGTCTATTTCCCACCACGCCCGTTCTGCAGCTCCTGCTGGTCGCGCGATGTGCGGACCTTCACGGCGTCGGGAAAAGGGTTGCTCGCGAGCTATGTGATCAGCCATAGGGCCGTACCGGGATTCGATCCCCCTTACTCGGTGGCCATCGTCGTGCTCGAGGAAGGTCCTCGCATGATCTCCAACATCGTCGGTTGCGAACAGACGCCCGAGGCGCTTCGGATCGACATGCCGCTCGAGGTCGTGTTCACGAGAATTTCGGACGAAATCGTGCTTCCGCAGTTCCAGCCTCGGGTGGACCACCGATGA